From Oceanipulchritudo coccoides, the proteins below share one genomic window:
- a CDS encoding TonB-dependent receptor encodes MRLSLFLACCVGISLHADDLIELNPFIVVAPNLLPLDGSLPGEQIRESKPLDLATILSEEMPSIALSRKSPLAGDIVLRGMTRDNILITVDNTKTFCACPNRMDPPAFHVSSQQIEAISVRAGPFSVRQGATTGGAVFVKTTPAPDSLSARAYGFVGSFGYRAAGITAGAPLQDGKAQLQAGLYTQYGDVFEDGDGIPFTRLPGTNYQNGRMTGQAFKVINLETKLSVNLSGGKVIAFNYALQDAQDVLYPGLKMDALTDTLNRGGISFKMPMESGIADSLSVSVAVSTVDHDMRDTFRKSALMNPAFAERGYMMRTESKTGYFGLMLEGRKELDAGVLSYGLDLMERQWDAANQIMMMENDMLPDVSGRSAGAWAVMERAVEAWKYELGARVDYTRSRAQDDISFVQALRGTSTNKTDDLLASAYVLTSYDLDQNRSLFLGLGHGERLPDPQERYLNLNRPTGKPDWVGNPDLKPVQNTEIQVGGRFQVNGFSTSVSVFHSWLGDYIYLGSIQTTNTKATTYENIDARLYGTSLDLSYQLADRWNFRSAIAWQEGVKSSSLPGSSNKNLAEVPPLKAVFSLTWKGESVAVRCSAQFQDDLSRIDTDLNEQPIDSSWVINLAAHWNLNSHITLSGGVDNLLDETYAVANSHLRDPFSSSVIVNEPGRFFFLRLSAEY; translated from the coding sequence GTGTGGGAATATCCCTGCATGCCGATGACCTGATCGAGCTGAATCCCTTCATTGTTGTCGCGCCGAATCTGCTTCCGCTGGACGGCAGCCTGCCGGGCGAGCAAATCCGGGAATCTAAGCCACTGGACTTGGCGACCATCCTCTCGGAGGAAATGCCGAGCATCGCGCTCTCGCGAAAAAGCCCGCTGGCGGGTGACATTGTCCTGCGCGGCATGACCCGAGACAACATCCTCATCACTGTGGACAACACCAAGACCTTTTGTGCCTGCCCGAACCGGATGGATCCCCCGGCATTTCACGTGAGCTCGCAACAGATCGAGGCGATCAGTGTGCGGGCGGGCCCGTTTTCAGTCAGGCAAGGGGCGACCACTGGCGGGGCCGTGTTTGTGAAGACAACACCGGCCCCGGACAGTCTCTCAGCCCGGGCCTATGGATTTGTGGGAAGCTTTGGGTACCGCGCTGCGGGAATCACTGCCGGGGCGCCACTTCAGGATGGAAAAGCCCAGTTGCAGGCGGGCTTGTACACGCAGTACGGGGATGTCTTCGAGGACGGTGATGGGATCCCGTTTACCCGTCTTCCGGGAACCAATTACCAGAATGGTCGGATGACAGGTCAGGCCTTCAAGGTGATTAATCTTGAGACCAAGCTGTCCGTCAATTTGTCCGGCGGAAAGGTCATCGCGTTTAATTACGCCTTGCAGGATGCGCAGGATGTCCTGTACCCGGGCCTGAAAATGGATGCCCTGACGGACACCCTGAATCGCGGTGGGATTTCGTTCAAGATGCCGATGGAGTCCGGTATTGCCGACTCGCTCAGTGTGAGTGTGGCGGTCAGCACGGTGGATCACGACATGCGGGATACATTCCGGAAGAGCGCTCTCATGAATCCGGCTTTTGCGGAGCGCGGATACATGATGCGGACCGAGAGCAAGACGGGTTATTTCGGGCTCATGCTGGAAGGGCGCAAGGAGCTCGATGCAGGCGTCTTGAGTTATGGATTGGACCTCATGGAGCGCCAATGGGATGCCGCCAACCAGATCATGATGATGGAAAATGACATGCTCCCGGATGTGAGTGGCCGCAGCGCAGGCGCATGGGCGGTCATGGAGCGGGCAGTGGAGGCATGGAAATATGAATTGGGCGCCCGGGTTGATTACACGCGATCACGCGCACAGGACGATATTTCATTCGTGCAGGCACTTCGGGGCACTTCGACCAACAAGACGGATGACTTGCTCGCCTCAGCCTATGTCCTGACCAGTTATGATCTTGACCAGAATCGCTCGCTCTTTCTTGGCCTGGGCCATGGGGAGCGCCTTCCCGACCCACAGGAGCGTTACCTGAACCTGAACCGTCCAACCGGCAAGCCGGATTGGGTGGGTAACCCGGATTTGAAACCTGTGCAAAACACGGAAATCCAGGTGGGCGGGCGTTTTCAGGTAAATGGATTCTCCACCTCGGTGTCCGTTTTTCATTCATGGCTGGGCGATTACATTTACCTCGGAAGTATCCAAACCACCAATACAAAAGCGACCACCTACGAGAACATTGATGCGCGCCTCTACGGGACTTCGCTCGACCTTTCCTACCAACTCGCGGACCGCTGGAATTTCCGCTCCGCGATCGCCTGGCAGGAGGGAGTCAAGTCCTCATCGTTACCGGGCTCGTCCAACAAAAACCTTGCCGAAGTTCCGCCATTGAAAGCGGTCTTCTCGCTGACATGGAAGGGCGAGTCGGTCGCGGTCAGGTGCTCGGCCCAGTTTCAGGATGACTTGAGCCGGATCGATACCGACCTGAATGAGCAACCCATTGATTCCTCATGGGTGATCAATCTCGCAGCCCATTGGAACCTGAATTCGCACATCACGCTCAGCGGGGGAGTCGACAACCTCTTGGACGAAACCTACGCAGTCGCCAATTCACACCTGCGGGATCCCTTCTCCAGTTCAGTTATTGTCAATGAACCGGGCCGCTTTTTCTTCCTGCG